The region GGACTTTGAAGGGTGGTGCTTGTGGGGATGGTTGAGAAGGATGAGACATCAGCTggcaagaaaagaagaattttaCCAATAAGTGTCAAACCTCAGACAAAGCAATCACGGAgcatataaaaatacatgtaatatTCAAAACACTACAACACACCTTAGACTTTCCCACTGCAGTCTGCACccacttcatttgtttttgaCTGCACGATTAAGACTTGTTGGCTCTGGAGTTGGAGCACCCTCGCTCCCATTGCTTGGGGCTCATAACCTCCAACACAGCTCACGGTCTTTTAAGTCCAACAACTTCCACTGGCACTCAGCCTCCGAGGCACTTCTGAGAGTGAGATGTGATGAAGTTGTCTGCTTTCTGCACAGCATTTTCTCTGCTCTCACATTACCCAGTAGGAGCACACATAGAGAGTGAATTAGCTGGTGCTGAAGACCCACTGCTAGCTAAAACATTTTAGTTTGGCTTCATGACATGCAATGAGGGCTGGCTGCGTTCTAAACAACAGCAAACCAGCAGCCAAAGAGATATCCTGGCTGGCAGGATGGAGTCTCACCCACCAGTCCCCTGCCATGGTGCCAACACCAGGGACCAGGCCAGGCCTAtggtcacagaatcccagaatgtcaggggttggaagggacctggaaagctcatccagcgcAATCCCctcatggagcaggaacacccagatgaggttacacaggaaggtgtccaggcgggttggaatgtctgcacagaaggagactccacaacctccctgggcagcctgggccaggctctgccaccctcaccgggaacaagtttcttctcatatttaaatggaaccttctgtgttccagtttatactcattgccccttgttctatcattggttgtcaccgagaagtgcctggctccatcctcctgacactccccctttccatattgatccccaggaatgagtcccccctcagtctcctcttgtccagctccagagccccagctccctcagcctttcctcacacgggagatgctccactcccttcagcatcttggtggctgcactggactctctccagcagttccctgtcctgctggaactgaggggccacaactggacacaatattccacaTGCAATCGGTGGCGAGGGTCAGCTAGACTTCAGATCATTAGGCACATTTACAGTGATGGGGCAGGTCTAAGGTAAACCAGGTGAGTAAGTTTACAGATCAGGGTCAGACAAAGCCCCCTGACCGCTGGCAGGCCCATGGAGGTAACACAATACCAAGGTCAGGCCAGGAAACCAGGCTCCAGGTTGATGTCCAGCCCAGCAAGGCCCGCGGCCAGGCAAAGGCCCAGCTCTGGCTGAGCTGAAGACCAGCACTCCTCCCCGATGCTTAAGGAAGGACCAAGCACCCAGGGCACAGGTTACATGGGCTGCCCAGCCCCTGGGTGTGGTGTGCAGGCCCCAGGTGAGGCTCCTTAGAGTCATAAAGAGCAATTAGTGCATTCAAAGCACAGTGAGGATGGACAGCTGAGAGGTCTGCTCCAGTGGGTGCTCCTGAACTGAACTAGGAGATGCACCCTTTGGTGGTCTACAGCAAACAGGAGACTGTTAATTTCTGGATTTTTTGCTAGGTTACAGCTGCCAGTCATCACTGGTCTCCATGTACGCCCATGCTCAAGAGACAAGTGAGTAAGAAGTGGAAAAgaagatttttcagaaagatcTCCAGCACTTGTAAGACATAATCATGGAGTAGAGAGATGAGCCTGCAAGGGTGAGGTTTAGGAGAACAGGCTGTTTATGTGTGTGCTCATCTAGTAGCATAACAATAGGATCCGCCCATCCTATTATAAAAGTTATAAGTTCTTAGAATAAAGCTGGAATACCCATCAAGAACAATTCCTGCAAAACTCAAGAGTCTTCTTGATAATAAGATCCATGTAAAAGTAAAGTAAATTAGTAACAGGATGTCATTTTTTCCTCACTCCCAAAAATCTTAACAAAACACTCCCAGGTATTTCCAGAGGTCATATAAGGTCTTTTCCAGTTCGATAAACAGAAGCGTACAGATGGTCTACAAAGAGGACAGGAGGTGAATAAACATACCAGcattgctgtgctgctggagccaTCAGAAGGGTACAGAGAGCCTCCTGGGGACAGACACGACTCTTCACGTAAAGGTGGATTTGAATCCCTTTGGTGGAATACATAACTGCAAAACAACATATCTGACCCACTGCCCATCCTCCTTCAAAAGCCACGTCTCACATCACTCAGCTATCAGCAAAGTTCTAATACAAATGCACTAAGTCTTgttacaagcagagctgcttttcttcccagatGCTTCCTGTCCTCCCTACATCACGTTCTGGTGTGACTGGGGAGATGTAACTATCTGCTTGCAGATGGCCTGGCCTTGCTCTGCACCAAATCCACCAAAGACCAGCAGCTTCAGCCCTTTGTCTTACTCCTATGAATTTTTCGAAGTCTTTCCCCAAAATACTGGGGTTTAGCTTATTGTAGGACTTGAAGCACAGGTAATGTTCCCTGCTGATCAAAACGGGTCAAAAGCCCTGCTACTCCTAATCGCACTGCCCAGCATTTGTAGTGCTTGCTCTTTGCAGCAGTGCCATTTGGACCAGAACAGGGTCCCAAAGCACCCAGTGCACACCCACCCAGCTGGGCACCATGCACCCAATGGGGGTGGTCTGCACCTTCCTCTGAACACCTGTTATAACACACCCCTCTGCACCATTTTCCCTCCAAAGTATGTAGCACCTACCACCACAATTAGggttgtatttctttctttttcggtTATTATAGTGTGCCTTATCTCCAGGGAGAACACAAATTGCAGCCCTTGCCAGGTTTCAGAAGGTCCAAATGCAAGGATGGGGCAAACCACAGCACTTCAAAGTAAACTGGGACCTCTTTTGCATTCTCTGAAAATGCACAGCATAGTTCAGCAAAACTAGAACAactgtttttcctgaaagattcacagaggaaagcagaaattatCGCAGTAGTTTCTCTGGAGGCTGACTGATAAAACCTCCTAAAGAGGCATGTCCCCTATATCAATAGCCAACAAAATATTACTTGAAACAGTAAGATACTTGCAATCGATTGAAGCACCCATAAAGTGGTGAAATCCCCCCATTATACCTCAATATCTGGTAACATTAATCCCAAGAATGAATTAGCATTTATAACTAACTGGAGAAAAACACTGGAGTTGTACTTCAATGGCCCTGCTGCTAACTGGGTGCCTTGAATGGTCTAGGGCATCTGTCCTCACAACTCCAGCAGCCCCAGTTTTCACAGACAGGCTATAATTACCCCAAAGGCACAGTGGGAGTCTGTGGATGAATTATGGCTTAATGTCCCATTGCCTGCTCCTAGCACCATGTCCAGTGAGCCAGTACAGTTCTCTTGGCTGGGTAACAGCCGAGAGGAGGCAAAAGCCACAGAAAACCTCCCGCTCTGAGACCTTTTGGACACATAGTCCCTTTAGTATATAGGCCAGCAATGGCCAGAGGTTCCTATGCACCAAGGATGGCAGGAGGTGGCCTGTTGTAACTTGGAGGCTGAGAAGTAGATGAAGGCAAGGCCAAACTGTGGAAAACTGAATTATCCATGTGTTCTGTGGCAGcgtatatagatatatatatatgtaaagcTTTGCAAACTCAACCTGCTTTTCCCTGACAAGGCTAAAAATACGtttcccaaaaaaaaccctactccACTATAGACAGAACTAAATATAGACTTTAATTCAAGATTTTGCTAGCACCTCACGgttattaaaaacataaaagtcTGAACAGCTTGGAGATAGGCTTTAAGGGTTTTGTCTCCACTAAAAATAAGATGATTGTCAGACACAACCGTATTAAAAGCCATAAATACAAAGAACCTTCACTCTGCAACTAAATTGTACCTCACTACAGATAGTGTTCTTCTGGCAACAGGAGGATTTAGGAAGTCAAGTACTATTTCTTAATTTGGAAGGACTATGAAGTGTTTTGTAAGCACAACTACCAGCAGCAGGCTGAGACACAAGCCAGTTTAGTGCCTGTAACCAGGAGATGAAGAGATCTCTGAAGATCAGCTTTCAGAAATACCCGTCTCCTGGTTAGTCTCGTTCAACAGAGTGGAGAGGGAAAAGACAGATCAACTCAGCAGTCCCCGCTCTGCAGTTGCTCCCAAAATGTTCTGTAGcggagagaagaaaacaatctCAAGCTAAAGGGCACTATGAGAACCTGCTGCACATCACTTGCAATTTCTGCTctgacacagaaaaagaaagtgacTGTATCTTCCTCTCGTGAAAAggcactgcagctgctgcactACAGCAGAACTCCAAACCTGTGGGATGATCTGAGATGCGCCCCAGCTATCAGATCGAAAACATGCAGATAATCCGCTGGCATGTGCACACTCAGGCAAATCAGTAATCCTGTGCTTCCAGTTAGACCCACCGCACAGGGAGAGTCCCTGATTTTCCCATACAGAGCAACGCAGCGTGCAGCTATTGCAAAGAAATCACTAAACCGAATAATGCTGTGAAAGCGCCGATCCTGCGCCATCGGTGTGGGCTGCTCCGCAACCCAGAGCACCTTTATGCTTAGGTTGGCTCCTAAGTACAGGACTCGGAGGAACAAACTCAACAGCTGCTCGAGAGAAACATCTGCAACCATCATCTGCTGTGCTGTTGAGAAGTGAGTTTGACCAGACAGACCCTTACAGGGCTTTGAAACCAAACCGGCTGGGAAACCCAGGGCATCCCGGGTCAGCCTGGCACCTCATCCTATGGGACAGGCAACTTTTGCCCTGGTGGAAAAGCCTGTAGAAATCTCATTTTCACACTTCTGGCAACCGTAATTCCCTCAGAAAATggcaacacaaaaccaaccagcGTCTACGTGCAGCTACGACAGCCAGCAGCAAGCTGCAGTCTCTAAACCTTCTGGGGATCAAATTCAAAAtcttaagaaaaatataaggTTTGCTGTTCCATAGAAATAAACTCTTATTTCACAAAGAAGCCAGCAGAGGGCATGGAAAGACTGCAGTGAAAGGCCTCTGCTCCTCGCCTGTCAGACACCAGCCAACATGCTCTGCAGTGCCCGGACCTGTGCGCACCCCTGGGACCAGCAATGAGCCTCAAGCAAGTTTTGGGGTCTTACAAACCTAAACTGATACGTGAAATACAAAGTCAGATGCCTATTTTGCAGCCTTTCCTCGTGTCATACCCAAAGGAGGTATAAAATCCCCCACAAACCCTGTCCAAGTACGTATCGGGTAGTCTGAAAACCCAATGGAGATGCCAGAACCACAAAGGAGTCTGTGTGGCATCAAAGCTTCCTTCCACCTAAACACCACCTCACGCTACGGGAAGCGGTCAAATCCAACTTTGCCAACCTGCCAGTCCCAATCTTCCCACTACAGCAAGGACAGCTTCTCCTAGGAAGTCCCCAAAAAGCTCAAATATTGACACAAAACCGCCCTGTTTGGGCTTCTTCCCCCATTCCCGCAGGCGTAGGCTACAGAGAGGCTCGGTTGCATGAGGACCAGGCCTGGCCTCGTGCCTCTCCCCGACCACCCCGTGTGCCCCCTGCACCTGCCGAGCCcttctttttaaacaacaaaacttTTTCAACTTTTAAATCCACCTTTGTGGGCTATGATTGACTCCCTGCAGTGGGATGCTGCGGGGTTTTTAGAGGTGGGATAAGCATAATTCACTTCAATGGGGACATGGAAAACGGAAACTTTTCTAACTTGCAAGTGAGGGCCTTAAACTGCCCAAAAACTAGTAAGAACTCCATGTCATCTTTCAGTTCATTTCTCCGATCTAtgctgtttccccaaaaataaacctgagcatgatttttcaggatttttgaggatgcttgaaatataagccctactccaaaaacaAGCCCTAGTTAAAGctcattaaaaagtcaattgaaatagtgtccaggcagctacaCATATAAAAAAGTAAGcgtcttttggagcaaaaattaatataagaccctgtcttattttgggggaaacagggtatcTCTCAGAATAAAGAAGGCACATTCACTGCAGAGTTGCAGctgtgtgaatggtgaaatcaGTAACCCATCTCCCACTGACAATGTATTTTGCCCTTTATCATTCTTTCAATTCTTCACAATGTTTTTAACTCCACTGTCTCAGAAGTTCCCAGAACAAACAAGAATTTGGGATAGGGTCTGAAAGCAACTAGGCAGAACAGTTTGAGAAAGtgattttctgcctttctaCAGCTGCTCTCCTTCAATGCTACTGCAATGCTGTTTCTTTTACAGCATTAAGACCAAGTCATATTGAGCTTTTACTTGCCTATAATATCACTCAGCTCCTGCCCAAAgacataaaaattttaaaaggcaagaccaggaaagcaagaaacaaggGCATTAATGGCAGGTGAGTACAGCTAAACAGATTTGCGGTACTGCTAGGACCAATGCGCTGGTCCCCTGAACCCCACTCCAGCATCCTTTGTGCCACACCAGCCTCAGTCTCTTCTATGATCTCCTAACAGGTTTGGGCCAGGTGCCTTAGAGAGAACCAGCACTTTTGTGGGACAACGTGCAGGCCGTTTTGAAAATACTTGCTTGAGCTATTTCAGCTCTACGCTGCTAGCGCATTTGCAAACTGCTGGAGCGCTCGCTTACAGCAGCTGAGCAAGCCAGGCCACACTGTCCTGGTGGCACCTTCTCCCTGCTTGTGGCTCAGCATTGCACTGGAAATACAAACCCTTCCATAACGTGGAGCAGCCTGGAGTGCAGGCAGGAGGGTCAACAACTGTCCTGGGGAACAGgtgccagcacagagctggaTTTAGCCTTAAAATAATAAGAGGCTGGAGTTTGCTGCTACTGTCGTGCTCAGGCTGAAGTTATTCCTCttgcatgtttatttttggtAAAACATTTCCAAGTGTCACCCCCTGATGAGAGACAGGCAAGCAAATCCCTCAGGTATCTCAGGACACTTGTtactggagctgctggtggacTCCCTGGGTCCGGTTCTATCCAAGAATATCCTTCCTTTAGCCTCACTCTTGACTGCTCTGGGTTTGATGCTGCCACCACATCACTGAGCATTTCTAAATCTCTAgtttctgggatgctgaagGTGTTTACAAACTAGGGTGGGCTCTGTGCTTTCCCTCCCATcccgctgctgctcctgcccgcaGCAGCAGACCTTCCGTCCGGAGCTTGTCCTGCTATCACCACACTCCACGGGAACTCGGGGGAGGTTTCCTGTCCGGTTATCTCAAGCACCATATTTAAGTTTCTTGCTAATGTTTGTAAGCTGCAACAGCTGAGCTGGGGCTTACCGCATCTCCTGTTCATGCAGCTGACCTGGGAAGTCGCTCAGATTTTGGCCCAAGTGCTCTGCGATTAGGCTTGTAGCCACTGCCCTCGGCTAGCGGAGATGGGAAAAGAGTGCCAATATTTTCCTCTGCTCGACTCAATCCTTTCGTGCCCCTGTTATCTTGTTTCTACCCAGAATACTTTAAGCATGGTTCCTGTGAAGGGATGTCAAACCACAGCCCTCTCATTCAAGCTCCTCCTGAAAACACTTCTTCCAGACACCGCAAGAAGTGACTAACCACTATTCCTCCCACTTCATAAGTGCCTGGAATTACACAGCAAGCTATTTTTTTCGTATTACAAAAAAtggagcagaaaaacaaacccaggaaTAACTAACAATGGCACTACCCATTTTAGCTGGGAGTCAgaagttcagattttttttcaccccaGCATTTCTAATCTTCTGCCAATTTTCAAACACTTCCCCTCTTGGCTCACAAGTTACAGTGACCCCTTTTCCAAAAGGGAACAATGTCATCACCTCTGTAACATCTCTAGTCTCTCCAAAACCAAAAGATAACAGCTGTGCTTCACGCTGGGTTCTACTGTGGTTTGACCACAAACCTGTCCTGATTCCACAAGCAGCACAGAGGCTGTGGGCCTGGCACAGCTGACACGACTGCTGCTGCTCACCAATCCCTGCTCCACACGCAGGACACACGGATGGGTGCTTCAGTGATGGACTGTGAGATAACAGGGAGTCTGTCAGCTTCAGGAGGCCCTTTCTCATCCCACATGTTCGATTCCCTTGTCCATGGGATTTCTGAAGTTCCCTGGTGTTAAGCTGGACAACAGAACCCAGAACCTAGTCCAAAATGCCATGTTTTAACAATTTTAAGAGCTTTGAAAGACTTGCTTGTAACAAACAGGAATGCACGGCCATAATTAGAGCCATCATCACTGCCCACCTTACAATTAGGGCTGGGTAATTAAAATCCCAAAAGGCTCTTTTTGTGTAGAGACAGATGCAGGGCAGCTCTGACCAGACCCCCGATTGGCATGTAGTCACACTGGGAAGGCATTTTGCTCACATTACACAGCAAGCCCCTTAGCAAGGCTTTCTTCTACAGGCTCAGCATCAGCCTCTTGCCACCACACACCTTCTGACAGGTTTGGAGCAGGGGAAAGCTCATTTAGATCTGCCGGAGAAACCATCTGATGAGCAGCCTTTACAAGATATGGGCTTCctactttttctgttcttgcacTGTGTGCCAGGGCAGCGACTGGTATTCTATGTGCTGTGTTGTAACCAGCATCACCTAATAAAAATCAACTACCACCACTCCTACTACTTCTTAAAGTTTTCTTAAGAACACAAGGGCCATATTGCAATCGCTGAATGCTGCTTGTCCATGTCACACCGCCAAACTCCACATTCGTTAAAAGTGCTCTTCCTACAAGTTTCTACTTCAAATGAACCAAATGCAGAGAGGACAAATATTAAAGGTAGTGCCTAGAAACACCTAAACTTCTGCTACAGCCCTCTTCTAGAGGCACTGATATAGATAAATGGCCAAAGCGTCGTAGGTGGAGCAGCTCTGGAGGGTTTTCACTAACAGTTCAGGTATAAGCCAGTTAACTGACTCTACTGGGACTGATATAAAAGACGTGTCTACTGCTACAATTCGTACGACGGCTTACTTAACCGAAAAAGCCAATGAGGGATATATAAAACCACTTTTCAATGCAAACCATCTTCATAAGAGGTATAACAGTACGGTCTTATTGAAAACATTATAGTAAAAGGTACTCATACCTTGCCGTTTTTGAGCCGTCCAGAGGAGACAATTCTAGAGACGTGCACTTGGAACGGACGGCACTCGTCACTACAGTTAAACTGCTCCTCTGTGTCCGTTATCTCTACAGAGTTTTGTTCTACAAAAGAAGTGGTTCCACGTTTTTTCATGTGGCCATCAGTCTGCGTCAAAACTTGTCCTTTAGCTggtgcacattttaaaaaagtcacTACAGAAAAGTCAACATCAGCAACTGGAAAACAGCCCAGGTCTGCAGCATCCAGATTATTCAGAGTAAGATCTTCAGAGCCTGGTAGGTCCCTGTCCATGACTTGTGTCTTCTCCAGGGTATTGTCAGTGTCTTGAATCTCTTTAGTCAGAGTCGTCTGGGGAAGGTGAATCGGAGCCTCAGACACTGCAGAAAAGTCACCATCTGTAGCTGGAGAACAGCCCACGTCCACAATATCCACATTATTCACAGGAAGATCTTGAGAACATGGAACGTCCCTTCCCATGACCTGTGTCTTCTCCAGAGTACTGCTGGAGTCCTGAAACGCTGGCTCACCTCTAGAGAGGTCTTGCAAAGGCAGCTCAGAATGTCTCAAGTCCTGCACATCCAGTTCTGTCTTTGCAAGCTCCTGAGACACTGATGAAGATGGATCCATGGCTTTAGCAATGACCAGAGCACAAGCCATGTCCTCGGTGTCCAGTTTAGTCAAGGTCGTCTGTGGAAGGTGGATCGGAGCCTCAGTCACGGCAGAAAAGTCACCGtctgcagctggagaacagcCCAGGTCTGCAGCACCCACATTATCCACAGGAAGACCTTGAGAATGCGGCAGGTCCCTGCCCATGACCTGTGTCTTCTCCAGAGTACTGCCAGTGTCTTGAATCCCCAGCTCACCTCTCGACAAGTCTCGCAAAGGCAGCTCAGGACTTCTCAAGTCCTGCATATCCAGGTCTGTCTGTGCAAACTCCTGAGCCACGGCTGGAGATGGATCCATGTCTTTAGCAACCACTGGAGCACCAGCCAAATCCTCAGTATCAGGTTCAGTCAGCGATGTCTGGGGAGGGCGGATCAGAGCCTCAGTCACAGCAGAAAAGTCACCATCTGCAGCTAGAGAATGGCCCAGGTCCACAGTATCCGTATTATTCACAGGAAGGCCTTGAGAATGTGGCACATCCTCGCCCATGACCTGTGTCTTCTCTGGAGTACTGCCCGAATTCTCAATATGTTTAGTCAGAGTTGTCTGTGGAAAGTCAATCAGATCCTCAGAGGTGTCTTTAGTATTCAGCTCAGTGAAAGAGTCATCTGCGAGCTCCAGCAGGTGGGAGACTGATGGTTCTGGCCTGAAGGGAGAAAGTGATGTTTCATTAAATCTACCATTCTCACTGCCCAGAGCAGAGGAGCCAACGTCTTGTGACACTTCTGTGGTTTTGCAATGCTGCATGGGCTCCTTCCCCACCAAACTCTCAAAGCTCACATTGTCCCATGTGCCTGAATCTGGGGACTGCAGACATGCTCCCACCGTGCAGAAGGCCTTTGCACTCTCATTCTCGATAACCAAGCCCTCTTTGTGGGGGGGAGCATCCTGCCTCCAGCTTCGGAAACTCCGCTGAGGCCTCTTCTCGTCGGGTGAAAATGCCCTTGAGGAGCCTCGCAGCCTCCGAGCTGCCTCAGCCATGCTGGTGAAGAACCGCACAACACCCCCAAAGTGAGTGGCTTTGGTGGCGCTGTTTGATTTTTTCCGCTGGCTGAGATTCTCCTCACACCTCGTATCCAAGTCAAAATAAGAAGCAGAACGATGGGTTATATTTTGTAAGTTCTGGAAATTGGTTTCAGCCCTTTGATCTGGAAGCTTTGAATTATCTTTGCTAGTTAATGAAATTCCTTTCAGATAGCTCCAGACATCAGAGCTTCTCCCTCTTCTGCTCTCCTGTGGGACAGTACACCTCTTTGGACTGTCCATTTCTGTAACTGCAGAACTCTTAAAGTTTTCAAAGTTCAAAGACTCGCTCTTTCTGGCTGGTATTCTGTAGCAGTTATTATCATTATCTTCACTGTGTAATCTGACACTAATATCCCTGAGACATTTACTTTCATTGGCATCAACTTCAGGAATGCTGATATTCAGCTCTATGTCTTCAAAAGAAGAATCCAAGTCCTCGATGTACCCCGCATACGAGTGGCGCGAGGGCCTACGACTGTCGCACGGTTTCTTAACCCTGTAGACAGCCCTTTGCCCGCTGGCCTGCTGGTCCTCCTCAGGGTCACAAGCAACCTGGACACTGGATGCTCTCAAATCTGCATTCTTAGGCATCCTGGAGGTTCTTCCCTTTTTTGACAGCCTTACCCTGTCCATGAaggatgttttttttaattctgagacCTCAGAGGTAACTCCCAGTAGGATCATGGACTGAGGTCTTCCTTTATTCGTAGTGAGTCCTTTCCTTCGTCTAACAAAATTCCAGATCCGGTTGCCCTTGGTCATCTTTTTATACCTGGGTGCTTCTTCCCGTTCATTCGGGATCGCATCGCTGGAGGTGCAGTGGCCAGCACCACAGACCTCCGGTGCATCAGTACTCCCTTCCTCCATGTTTGCTTGGAAAATCCTGTTGGCGTATCCATTTGGAGCTGTCACGGGACCAGTATGCCGGCAGCCCTCTAGGACTTCCATCGCCCTGGCTCACAAGTTGGCATCAGGGGTCACAGatgcattattttcttcacaatacctaaggaaaaaacaacaaaagaatgCAATTAGGAGCAGAAAGGTTCTTTAGGAGACACATTTGTTAAAGCATCACAGGTCAAATCTAATCCCAGTAGCGGTGGTAGTTTTGCCATCGAGTTCAGTGAGGCTGAAATTTTGTTCCCAAACCACATAAGGTTTAAAGCAATTAAACCTGATTTAAATGACTCATGATTTAGTGACTGCAAATAAACTTCCTGCATTAATAAAGTTATCACAAAGTATACGCGGAATACCATAAATCCCGCCTTCGTTTTGCAAACCGCTAGTACTCTAAATACGGCAGAGTACAtgacagagaggaaaagaggaaattacAGCAAAGCGGCCCTGTGCATGTCACTGTCATCTTCACCAGCCTCTTCACCAGTTCAGTCTCTTCAGGCAGCCATTCAAAGAAAAGTCAGGATGAGCCGTTTCCTGGACCCAGTGCAATTCTGAAATACTGCAATATCAGAAAACTCACGGAATATCCAAGCCAGGTTTTTCCTACTATAACTATGGCATCAGGAGGGGAATCCCTCCCTGGAACTGGAATGCTAAATGAAAGCTGTTTGGCCACCACTCAATGCTACACAAAACACACGTGTTCCCCTCAAGTGAGTTCCACCCTAAGTGAACAGGATTAAAACTACAAGTTCCCCATATGCAACAGCAATGAAAACCACTCCAAACCTTTTGTGGGAATACACTTACACTCCTGCTCATATAGATCCTAAAGCTTCCCTTCCACTGGTGCAACTCTGCCCTGTCTCGCTGCTACAGCTCCATAAGGTGGTCCTGGGTTTGCCGTCTGCCTTTGCAACATGCAGAATTGCAAGCCAGGAACTAAAGAGGGTTAAATT is a window of Columba livia isolate bColLiv1 breed racing homer chromosome 12, bColLiv1.pat.W.v2, whole genome shotgun sequence DNA encoding:
- the ARHGEF9 gene encoding rho guanine nucleotide exchange factor 9 isoform X1, whose product is MEVLEGCRHTGPVTAPNGYANRIFQANMEEGSTDAPEVCGAGHCTSSDAIPNEREEAPRYKKMTKGNRIWNFVRRRKGLTTNKGRPQSMILLGVTSEVSELKKTSFMDRVRLSKKGRTSRMPKNADLRASSVQVACDPEEDQQASGQRAVYRVKKPCDSRRPSRHSYAGYIEDLDSSFEDIELNISIPEVDANESKCLRDISVRLHSEDNDNNCYRIPARKSESLNFENFKSSAVTEMDSPKRCTVPQESRRGRSSDVWSYLKGISLTSKDNSKLPDQRAETNFQNLQNITHRSASYFDLDTRCEENLSQRKKSNSATKATHFGGVVRFFTSMAEAARRLRGSSRAFSPDEKRPQRSFRSWRQDAPPHKEGLVIENESAKAFCTVGACLQSPDSGTWDNVSFESLVGKEPMQHCKTTEVSQDVGSSALGSENGRFNETSLSPFRPEPSVSHLLELADDSFTELNTKDTSEDLIDFPQTTLTKHIENSGSTPEKTQVMGEDVPHSQGLPVNNTDTVDLGHSLAADGDFSAVTEALIRPPQTSLTEPDTEDLAGAPVVAKDMDPSPAVAQEFAQTDLDMQDLRSPELPLRDLSRGELGIQDTGSTLEKTQVMGRDLPHSQGLPVDNVGAADLGCSPAADGDFSAVTEAPIHLPQTTLTKLDTEDMACALVIAKAMDPSSSVSQELAKTELDVQDLRHSELPLQDLSRGEPAFQDSSSTLEKTQVMGRDVPCSQDLPVNNVDIVDVGCSPATDGDFSAVSEAPIHLPQTTLTKEIQDTDNTLEKTQVMDRDLPGSEDLTLNNLDAADLGCFPVADVDFSVVTFLKCAPAKGQVLTQTDGHMKKRGTTSFVEQNSVEITDTEEQFNCSDECRPFQVHVSRIVSSGRLKNGKLMSHPSQPSPQAPPFKVLVERCCSAPLSQSTPMGLDQVGGRMQHLLRRRVENEQASKTLKVRGNCRNGGRRWNLFKPGAEKLQISRLISGGSIVSAEAVWDHVTMANRELAFKAGDVIKVLDASNKDWWWGQIDDEEGWFPASFVRLWVNQEDGVEEGTSDVQNGHLDPNADCLCLGRTVQNRDQMRANVINEIMSTERHYIKHLKDICEGYLKQCRKRRDMFSDEQLKIIFGNIEDIYRFQMGFVRDLEKQYNNEDPHLSEIGPCFLEHQDGFWIYSEYCNNHLDACMELSKLMKDSRYQHFFEACRLLQQMIDIAIDGFLLTPVQKICKYPLQLAELLKYTAQDHSDYRYVAAALAVMRNVTLQINERKRRLENIDKIAQWQASVLDWEGDDILDRSSELIYTGEMSWIYQPYGRNQQRVFFLFDHQMVLCKKDLIRRDILYYKGRIDMDKYEVVDIEDGRDDDFNVSMKNAFKLHNKETEEMHLFFAKKLEEKLRWLRAFREERKMVKEDEKIGFEISENQKRQAAMTVKKVSKQKGVSYSKSVPPAYPPPQDPLNQGQYMVTDGISQSQVFEFTEPRRSQAPFWQNFSRLTPFKK
- the ARHGEF9 gene encoding rho guanine nucleotide exchange factor 9 isoform X4, with the protein product MEVLEGCRHTGPVTAPNGYANRIFQANMEEGSTDAPEVCGAGHCTSSDAIPNEREEAPRYKKMTKGNRIWNFVRRRKGLTTNKGRPQSMILLGVTSEVSELKKTSFMDRVRLSKKGRTSRMPKNADLRASSVQVACDPEEDQQASGQRAVYRVKKPCDSRRPSRHSYAGYIEDLDSSFEDIELNISIPEVDANESKCLRDISVRLHSEDNDNNCYRIPARKSESLNFENFKSSAVTEMDSPKRCTVPQESRRGRSSDVWSYLKGISLTSKDNSKLPDQRAETNFQNLQNITHRSASYFDLDTRCEENLSQRKKSNSATKATHFGGVVRFFTSMAEAARRLRGSSRAFSPDEKRPQRSFRSWRQDAPPHKEGLVIENESAKAFCTVGACLQSPDSGTWDNVSFESLVGKEPMQHCKTTEVSQDVGSSALGSENGRFNETSLSPFRPEPSVSHLLELADDSFTELNTKDTSEDLIDFPQTTLTKHIENSGSTPEKTQVMGEDVPHSQGLPVNNTDTVDLGHSLAADGDFSAVTEALIRPPQTSLTEPDTEDLAGAPVVAKDMDPSPAVAQEFAQTDLDMQDLRSPELPLRDLSRGELGIQDTGSTLEKTQVMGRDLPHSQGLPVDNVGAADLGCSPAADGDFSAVTEAPIHLPQTTLTKLDTEDMACALVIAKAMDPSSSVSQELAKTELDVQDLRHSELPLQDLSRGEPAFQDSSSTLEKTQVMGRDVPCSQDLPVNNVDIVDVGCSPATDGDFSAVSEAPIHLPQTTLTKEIQDTDNTLEKTQVMDRDLPGSEDLTLNNLDAADLGCFPVADVDFSVVTFLKCAPAKGQVLTQTDGHMKKRGTTSFVEQNSVEITDTEEQFNCSDECRPFQVHVSRIVSSGRLKNGKLMSHPSQPSPQAPPFKVLVERCCSAPLSQSTPMGLDQVGGRMQHLLRRRVENEQASKTLKVRGNCRNGGRRWNLFKPGAEKLQISRLISGGSIVSAEAVWDHVTMANRELAFKAGDVIKVLDASNKDWWWGQIDDEEGWFPASFVRLWVNQEDGVEEGTSDVQNGHLDPNADCLCLGRTVQNRDQMRANVINEIMSTERHYIKHLKDICEGYLKQCRKRRDMFSDEQLKIIFGNIEDIYRFQMGFVRDLEKQYNNEDPHLSEIGPCFLEHQDGFWIYSEYCNNHLDACMELSKLMKDSRYQHFFEACRLLQQMIDIAIDGFLLTPVQKICKYPLQLAELLKYTAQDHSDYRYVAAALAVMRNVTLQINERKRRLENIDKIAQWQASVLDWEGDDILDRSSELIYTGEMSWIYQPYGRNQQRVFFLFDHQMVLCKKDLIRRDILYYKGRIDMDKYEVVDIEDGRDDDFNVSMKNAFKLHNKETEEMHLFFAKKLEEKLRWLRAFREERKMVKEDEKIGFEISENQKRQAAMTVKKVSKQKESENETSIIFMRRCFLNIQH